A genome region from Deltaproteobacteria bacterium includes the following:
- a CDS encoding (2Fe-2S)-binding protein: MIVNFVLNDQPVFVECSGSETLLSVLREPFGLLGVKEGCGIGECGACTVLLDERAVNACLVAVGKVQGRRVLTIEGLAKEGKLHPIQEAFVDLAAVQCGFCTPGMVLATYGLLKENPAPSRQEVIEGLAGNLCRCTGYHDIIRAVQKAAKQLRKG, translated from the coding sequence ATGATAGTAAATTTTGTCTTAAACGATCAACCGGTATTCGTGGAATGCTCGGGCAGTGAAACCCTGCTTTCGGTGCTACGGGAGCCATTCGGTTTGTTGGGGGTCAAAGAGGGCTGCGGGATCGGGGAATGCGGGGCCTGCACGGTCCTCCTGGACGAGCGGGCCGTCAATGCCTGTCTGGTGGCCGTGGGGAAGGTCCAGGGACGCCGGGTCCTGACTATTGAAGGATTGGCCAAAGAAGGAAAACTCCATCCCATCCAGGAGGCCTTTGTCGATCTGGCTGCCGTTCAATGCGGCTTCTGCACTCCGGGCATGGTCCTGGCCACTTATGGCCTGCTCAAAGAAAATCCTGCGCCCAGTCGGCAGGAGGTGATCGAGGGTCTGGCTGGAAACTTGTGCCGTTGCACCGGGTATCATGATATCATCCGGGCCGTTCAAAAGGCGGCCAAACAGTTGAGGAAAGGCTGA
- a CDS encoding aldehyde dehydrogenase family protein, translating into MALLPEVNKHYGKLKLYLNGQWVEPKSNRTFETTNPATDEVIAEAPVASMEEVEQAIATAQEAFLKWRDVPLRDRAKLVFNLRETFARHHEELARILVQDHGCTIEEGRGTISRCMENIEAAGSVLYSLYKGEHVDQLATGIDSYLLREPVGVFLIITPGNIPMHAWSSFVPYALACGCTVIVKPSRQCPVSADAMFKMLDETGFPPGVANLLHMGPERDLNKRIISDPRVRGVGLIGSTRVSKELFELCGKYGKRSSLNGNGKNYIVIMPDADINSSVQYILRGCFGLSGQRCLGSDNVVVIGDNKMYAEIKEKVILGAKAMKMGYGLDESVALGPITTKRGRDQVAAFVEEGQKTGAKLLLDGRSAQVKNYEKGYFFGPTIFEGVTTDMCLAQEEAFGPVCNLFRLNDLDQAIETINGTNYGHSACIVTESGKAARKFIRECEVGNVGVNAGIPQPYAFFGLGSKKDSAFGNSKSRMDSVKLFLDEKTVTVRWV; encoded by the coding sequence ATGGCACTACTTCCGGAAGTAAACAAGCATTACGGAAAATTAAAATTATACCTTAACGGACAGTGGGTTGAACCGAAAAGCAATCGCACTTTCGAAACCACCAATCCGGCCACCGATGAGGTGATCGCCGAGGCACCGGTGGCCTCCATGGAAGAGGTCGAGCAGGCTATAGCCACGGCCCAGGAGGCCTTTCTAAAGTGGCGGGACGTCCCTTTGAGGGACCGGGCCAAGCTGGTCTTTAATCTTCGGGAGACCTTTGCCAGGCACCATGAGGAACTGGCTCGCATCCTGGTTCAGGACCACGGCTGTACAATAGAAGAAGGCCGGGGGACGATCTCCAGATGCATGGAGAATATCGAAGCCGCCGGGAGCGTCTTGTACAGTCTTTACAAGGGCGAGCATGTGGATCAGTTGGCCACCGGGATCGACAGTTACCTTCTCCGGGAACCGGTCGGGGTGTTTTTGATTATCACGCCGGGCAACATCCCCATGCATGCCTGGTCTTCATTTGTGCCTTATGCCCTGGCCTGCGGCTGCACGGTTATTGTGAAGCCGAGCCGCCAATGCCCGGTATCGGCCGATGCCATGTTCAAGATGCTCGACGAAACGGGTTTTCCCCCCGGCGTAGCCAACCTGCTCCATATGGGGCCGGAAAGGGATTTGAATAAACGGATCATCTCGGACCCGAGAGTAAGAGGGGTAGGGCTCATCGGCTCCACCCGGGTGAGTAAGGAACTGTTCGAGCTGTGCGGGAAATATGGGAAGCGCTCTTCCTTGAACGGAAACGGCAAAAATTATATCGTCATCATGCCCGATGCCGATATCAATAGTTCCGTCCAGTATATCCTGCGTGGTTGTTTCGGTTTGAGCGGTCAGCGCTGTCTGGGCTCGGACAACGTGGTTGTTATCGGCGATAACAAGATGTATGCGGAGATAAAAGAAAAGGTGATCTTGGGTGCCAAGGCCATGAAGATGGGGTATGGGCTGGATGAGAGTGTGGCGCTTGGTCCGATCACCACGAAAAGGGGTAGAGACCAGGTGGCGGCCTTCGTTGAAGAGGGGCAAAAGACCGGTGCTAAACTCCTCCTGGACGGGCGTTCTGCCCAGGTTAAGAATTATGAAAAGGGGTATTTTTTCGGGCCTACCATTTTTGAAGGGGTCACCACCGATATGTGTCTGGCCCAGGAAGAGGCCTTTGGCCCGGTTTGCAACCTTTTCAGGCTGAACGATCTTGATCAGGCCATCGAGACGATTAACGGAACCAATTACGGTCATTCGGCCTGCATCGTCACCGAGAGTGGAAAGGCCGCCCGTAAATTCATCCGGGAATGTGAAGTGGGTAATGTGGGGGTCAATGCCGGAATCCCCCAACCCTATGCCTTCTTCGGCCTGGGTTCCAAGAAAGATTCCGCCTTCGGAAACTCCAAGTCGAGAATGGATTCGGTAAAGCTCTTCCTGGATGAAAAGACGGTCACGGTCAGGTGGGTTTAG
- a CDS encoding helix-turn-helix transcriptional regulator, producing the protein MDIGKKVKELREAKNLTIKKLSELVECTPSLISQLERGKTDPSISMLKKIAEALNVNITNFFMGTMNDEDVVTPIKGRVDIQLKRWQAKIQSLVKNATNKKMQPFYTVIKTGGGAHGMYSHAGEEFGFVLQGELELVLNNKVHIVQKNESFYFSSQIPHDWGNKGKEDVIVLWVITPPTF; encoded by the coding sequence ATGGACATCGGAAAAAAAGTCAAAGAACTGCGGGAAGCCAAAAACCTGACCATCAAGAAACTTTCCGAATTGGTGGAATGCACTCCTTCCTTGATTTCACAACTTGAACGGGGGAAGACCGACCCTTCTATTTCCATGTTGAAAAAAATCGCCGAGGCTTTGAACGTCAACATCACCAATTTTTTTATGGGCACCATGAACGATGAAGATGTGGTAACACCCATAAAAGGCCGGGTCGACATCCAGTTGAAGCGCTGGCAGGCCAAGATACAATCCCTGGTCAAAAATGCCACCAACAAGAAGATGCAGCCCTTTTACACCGTGATCAAGACCGGCGGCGGCGCCCACGGCATGTATTCTCATGCCGGGGAAGAATTCGGGTTTGTTCTTCAAGGGGAGTTGGAACTGGTATTGAATAATAAAGTCCATATCGTTCAGAAAAATGAGAGTTTTTACTTTTCTTCACAGATCCCCCACGATTGGGGAAATAAAGGCAAAGAGGATGTGATCGTCCTCTGGGTGATCACACCACCGACATTTTAA
- a CDS encoding ABC transporter ATP-binding protein has product MLKVTGLDAFYGDVQVLWKVSLEVEEGRMVAVIGPNGSGKSTLLKAIVGLVSPRGGNGKGAIHYRGQVLDGMVPEKVVRLGMSLVPEGARVFPEMSCLDNLKLGAYSLKDPHRQARLLDDVMDLLPKLKERAKQKAKSLSGGERQMLAIARAMMMDPDFLLLDEPSLGLHPLMVSHIFKALEEINRRGKTILLIEQKVTFALKMSHYGYVLENGRLVLEGRGADLMTDPHVRQAYLAM; this is encoded by the coding sequence ATGCTTAAGGTAACCGGCCTCGATGCCTTTTATGGTGATGTCCAGGTTCTCTGGAAAGTGAGCCTGGAAGTTGAGGAAGGCCGGATGGTGGCGGTCATCGGTCCGAACGGGTCGGGAAAATCCACCCTATTGAAGGCCATTGTCGGACTGGTGAGCCCCAGGGGCGGGAATGGAAAAGGGGCCATTCACTACCGGGGACAGGTCCTGGATGGAATGGTGCCGGAGAAGGTGGTCCGTCTTGGGATGAGTCTGGTTCCCGAGGGGGCGAGGGTCTTCCCGGAAATGTCCTGTCTGGATAATCTGAAATTGGGGGCCTATAGCCTGAAAGACCCTCATCGCCAGGCCCGGTTGCTCGATGACGTCATGGACCTCTTACCCAAACTGAAAGAAAGGGCCAAACAAAAGGCCAAGTCTCTTTCCGGAGGGGAACGGCAGATGTTGGCCATAGCCAGGGCCATGATGATGGACCCCGATTTTCTGCTCCTGGATGAGCCGTCTCTGGGACTCCATCCCTTGATGGTTTCTCATATTTTCAAGGCCCTGGAAGAAATCAACCGGCGGGGGAAAACGATTTTATTAATCGAACAGAAAGTGACCTTTGCCCTCAAAATGAGTCACTATGGCTATGTGCTGGAAAACGGCCGCCTGGTCCTGGAGGGACGGGGGGCGGATTTGATGACCGACCCTCATGTGCGCCAGGCCTATTTGGCGATGTAA
- a CDS encoding FAD binding domain-containing protein translates to MDPKYIPARSLEEALDLLDRQGEKTRILAGGTDVMVALRTTRLEFGIVPEFLLDVSALPELKENHFKDNQVSIGAAVPFRVLETNPHIQKNWPLLARASSRIGSPQVRHLATLGGNVGSASPAGDGITPLVALSAEALVRSARGSRQVPVEDLITSPGKNALTGDELIVSFSLNAPLQPEACFFDKIMRRQAVAIARMNLAVQLALDSSGRISSAAIAAGAIFPRPGRLTEVEQLLVDQFPDEELFTIAGETATRMMLDVSGQRPSMEYKVPALKKLVAWGLKQAGRTDG, encoded by the coding sequence ATGGATCCCAAGTATATCCCGGCCCGATCCCTTGAAGAGGCCCTGGACCTTCTTGATCGTCAAGGGGAAAAGACCCGCATCCTGGCCGGCGGCACCGATGTGATGGTGGCCCTGCGCACAACCCGCTTGGAATTCGGCATTGTCCCTGAATTTCTGCTCGACGTTTCAGCCCTCCCTGAACTGAAAGAAAACCATTTCAAGGATAATCAGGTGAGCATCGGAGCGGCCGTGCCTTTTCGGGTCCTGGAAACAAATCCGCACATTCAAAAAAATTGGCCCTTATTAGCCAGGGCCTCTTCCCGGATCGGCTCTCCTCAGGTCCGTCATCTGGCCACCCTGGGCGGTAATGTGGGCAGTGCTTCCCCTGCCGGGGACGGCATTACCCCCCTGGTCGCCTTATCGGCCGAGGCTCTGGTCCGTTCGGCAAGAGGGAGCCGTCAGGTGCCCGTGGAGGATCTCATCACCTCCCCGGGGAAAAACGCCCTGACCGGCGATGAGCTGATCGTTTCTTTTTCCCTGAATGCCCCTCTCCAGCCGGAGGCCTGTTTTTTCGATAAAATTATGCGCCGTCAGGCCGTGGCTATCGCCCGTATGAATCTGGCGGTCCAATTGGCCCTTGATTCTTCCGGCAGGATCTCTTCAGCGGCTATCGCCGCCGGGGCGATTTTTCCCAGACCCGGGAGGTTGACCGAGGTCGAGCAACTGCTTGTGGACCAATTTCCGGATGAGGAACTTTTTACAATAGCCGGGGAAACCGCCACCCGGATGATGCTTGATGTGAGTGGGCAAAGGCCGTCTATGGAATATAAGGTCCCGGCCCTAAAAAAGTTGGTGGCCTGGGGTTTGAAACAGGCCGGCCGGACGGATGGGTGA